From the bacterium genome, one window contains:
- a CDS encoding thermonuclease family protein — MKKVRKDLGFTLVEILVVIGIIGLLSAVTIVALNPVAQLKDNQQLTDQPAPQNDNREESLPIVKRPPADTNGTFLVTRVIDGDTIEIEGGQRVRYIGIDTPETVDPRKPVQCFGKEASVRNKELVEGKRIRLEKDITDTDRYGRLLRYVYVGDDFINLKLVSGGFASSYTYPPDVKHQSQFIEAQRVARDNNLGLWGSCPIQTTPPASQPTTPTPVAPSGSSCTIKGNISSTGEKIFHVEGCGSYSKTQIDEARGEQWFCSEADAVSAGWRKAKNC; from the coding sequence TGAGGAAAGATTTAGGATTTACGCTTGTTGAAATATTGGTTGTCATTGGAATCATTGGCTTACTCTCAGCCGTTACTATAGTGGCACTGAATCCGGTGGCTCAGTTAAAAGACAATCAGCAACTCACCGATCAGCCAGCTCCACAAAACGACAATCGCGAAGAATCGCTCCCGATTGTGAAAAGGCCCCCCGCAGATACAAACGGAACATTTTTAGTAACTCGCGTCATTGATGGCGACACAATTGAAATCGAAGGCGGCCAGCGAGTCCGGTATATCGGTATCGACACCCCGGAAACGGTTGATCCACGAAAGCCCGTCCAATGCTTTGGCAAAGAAGCCAGCGTTAGGAATAAAGAGCTCGTTGAAGGCAAAAGAATACGCCTAGAAAAAGATATTACCGACACCGATAGATATGGCCGTCTTCTTCGCTATGTTTATGTGGGCGACGATTTCATCAATCTTAAATTGGTAAGTGGTGGCTTTGCTTCTTCTTATACATACCCGCCAGACGTTAAACACCAAAGTCAGTTTATCGAAGCACAGCGCGTCGCGAGAGATAATAATCTTGGTTTATGGGGTTCCTGCCCAATTCAAACTACGCCTCCAGCGTCACAACCAACCACTCCAACCCCGGTAGCGCCAAGCGGATCCTCGTGCACTATTAAGGGCAATATTAGTTCGACCGGAGAGAAAATTTTCCATGTAGAGGGTTGCGGATCGTACTCCAAAACTCAAATTGACGAAGCTCGTGGTGAACAATGGTTCTGCAGTGAAGCAGATGCCGTGAGTGCTGGCTGGCGGAAAGCTAAGAACTGTTAA